The following proteins are encoded in a genomic region of Cryptomeria japonica chromosome 11, Sugi_1.0, whole genome shotgun sequence:
- the LOC131062279 gene encoding cytochrome P450 71AU50 isoform X1, translating to MEILEAAWIPLLIVLLIAVRNLRKMSKMVPGPTPLPIIGNLHLISSLPHRSLATLAHKYGPIMTLYFGSKPAIVLSSSEMAQQVLKTHDSIFANRPVIEDHNYILSPYKIASAQYGPYWKLLRRIFIQEILSPKRMDSFKSLRAQEMSAMMQSILETALINAKGGVNSLATDLSKEVTYLTSNILSRITFGKKCYESHLGEKTFKEYLDEVLPALSGFNYRDFIPLLRWLDWHGLKKREAEITKIFNGYFERIVDEHVERRKKSSNLDCEDLVDVLLCMSEDESMEIKITRDHIRTVIFDIDTSGSTLEWAMCELLRNPSAMERAQLELDAVVGRNSMVQESDLPHLQYLQSVVKETLRLYPPGPLLLPHQSMKHCTIAGYEIPQNTRVIINAWAIGRDPTAWEEPDFFKPERFFQSKIDVKGQDFELIPFGSGRRICPGINLALCMIQLGLAHLLHCFNWSLPGGVTADNLDMSETFGNTMTRELHLHAIPVPRLPLDILQSQV from the exons ATGGAAATCCTTGAAGCAGCATGGATTCCTCTATTAATTGTGTTACTCATTGCTGTCAGAAATCTGAGAAAAATGTCTAAAATGGTACCTGGGCCAACTCCCTTACCCATAATTGGCAATCTTCATTTAATCTCCTCTCTTCCTCACAGATCTCTCGCTACTCTTGCCCACAAATATGGCCCAATTATGACTCTTTACTTTGGTTCTAAACCAGCCATTGTATTATCATCCTCAGAGATGGCTCAACAAGTCCTCAAGACCCATGACAGCATATTTGCAAACCGCCCTGTGATTGAAGACCATAATTACATCCTCAGCCCATACAAAATTGCATCTGCTCAGTATGGTCCCTACTGGAAATTGCTGCGCAGAATCTTCATTCAGGAGATTCTCTCTCCCAAAAGGATGGATTCCTTCAAATCCCTGAGAGCCCAAGAAATGTCTGCCATGATGCAGTCTATACTTGAGACTGCGCTCATAAATGCAAAGGGTGGCGTGAATTCCTTGGCTACAGATTTGAGCAAAGAGGTCACTTATTTGACTAGTAATATTTTGTCTAGAATCACTTTTGGGAAGAAATGCTATGAATCTCATCTGGGTGAGAAGACATTCAAAGAATATTTGGATGAAGTGCTTCCTGCGTTAAGTGGATTCAATTACAGAGATTTTATTCCTCTGTTAAGGTGGCTTGATTGGCATGGCCTTAAGAAGAGAGAGGCTGAGATCACCAAGATTTTTAATGGGTATTTTGAGAGGATTGTGGATGAACATGTAGAAAGAAGGAAGAAATCCAGTAATTTGGACTGTGAGGACCTTGTGGATGTACTGCTTTGTATGTCTGAAGATGAATCCATGGAGATCAAGATTACCAGAGACCACATCAGGACTGTCATTTTT GACATAGATACCTCAGGAAGTACACTGGAATGGGCAATGTGTGAGTTGCTTAGAAATCCTTCAGCCATGGAGAGAGCTCAGCTAGAACTTGATGCAGTAGTGGGACGCAATAGTATGGTACAAGAATCTGATCTTCCCCATCTTCAATATTTGCAATCGGTGGTAAAAGAAACACTTCGTCTTTACCCACCTGGTCCTCTGCTGCTTCCACACCAATCTATGAAACACTGCACAATTGCAGGATATGAAATCCCACAAAACACTCGTGTCATTATAAATGCATGGGCTATTGGGAGAGACCCAACTGCCTGGGAAGAGCCCGATTTCTTCAAACCTGAAAGATTTTTCCAAAGCAAAATTGATGTGAAAGGTCAGGATTTTGAGCTCATACCCTTTGGTTCAGGTCGTAGAATATGCCCAGGGATTAATTTGGCTTTGTGCATGATTCAGCTGGGACTTGCACATTTGTTACACTGCTTTAACTGGAGTCTTCCTGGAGGGGTTACTGCTGATAATCTGGATATGTCTGAAACATTTGGAAATACAATGACAAGGGAACTTCATCTTCATGCCATTCCAGTTCCCCGCCTTCCGCTTGACATCCTTCAGTCACAAGTCTAG
- the LOC131062279 gene encoding cytochrome P450 750A1 isoform X2: protein MEILEAAWIPLLIVLLIAVRNLRKMSKMVPGPTPLPIIGNLHLISSLPHRSLATLAHKYGPIMTLYFGSKPAIVLSSSEMAQQVLKTHDSIFANRPVIEDHNYILSPYKIASAQYGPYWKLLRRIFIQEILSPKRMDSFKSLRAQEMSAMMQSILETALINAKGGVNSLATDLSKEVTYLTSNILSRITFGKKCYESHLGEKTFKEYLDEVLPALSGFNYRDFIPLLRWLDWHGLKKREAEITKIFNGYFERIVDEHVERRKKSSNLDCEDLVDVLLCMSEDESMEIKITRDHIRTVIFDIDTSGSTLEWAMCELLRNPSAMERAQLELDAVVGRNSMVQESDLPHLQYLQSVVKETLRLYPPGPLLLPHQSMKHCTIAGYEIPQNTRVIINAWAIGRDPTAWEEPDFFKPERFFQSKIDVKAGTCTFVTLL, encoded by the exons ATGGAAATCCTTGAAGCAGCATGGATTCCTCTATTAATTGTGTTACTCATTGCTGTCAGAAATCTGAGAAAAATGTCTAAAATGGTACCTGGGCCAACTCCCTTACCCATAATTGGCAATCTTCATTTAATCTCCTCTCTTCCTCACAGATCTCTCGCTACTCTTGCCCACAAATATGGCCCAATTATGACTCTTTACTTTGGTTCTAAACCAGCCATTGTATTATCATCCTCAGAGATGGCTCAACAAGTCCTCAAGACCCATGACAGCATATTTGCAAACCGCCCTGTGATTGAAGACCATAATTACATCCTCAGCCCATACAAAATTGCATCTGCTCAGTATGGTCCCTACTGGAAATTGCTGCGCAGAATCTTCATTCAGGAGATTCTCTCTCCCAAAAGGATGGATTCCTTCAAATCCCTGAGAGCCCAAGAAATGTCTGCCATGATGCAGTCTATACTTGAGACTGCGCTCATAAATGCAAAGGGTGGCGTGAATTCCTTGGCTACAGATTTGAGCAAAGAGGTCACTTATTTGACTAGTAATATTTTGTCTAGAATCACTTTTGGGAAGAAATGCTATGAATCTCATCTGGGTGAGAAGACATTCAAAGAATATTTGGATGAAGTGCTTCCTGCGTTAAGTGGATTCAATTACAGAGATTTTATTCCTCTGTTAAGGTGGCTTGATTGGCATGGCCTTAAGAAGAGAGAGGCTGAGATCACCAAGATTTTTAATGGGTATTTTGAGAGGATTGTGGATGAACATGTAGAAAGAAGGAAGAAATCCAGTAATTTGGACTGTGAGGACCTTGTGGATGTACTGCTTTGTATGTCTGAAGATGAATCCATGGAGATCAAGATTACCAGAGACCACATCAGGACTGTCATTTTT GACATAGATACCTCAGGAAGTACACTGGAATGGGCAATGTGTGAGTTGCTTAGAAATCCTTCAGCCATGGAGAGAGCTCAGCTAGAACTTGATGCAGTAGTGGGACGCAATAGTATGGTACAAGAATCTGATCTTCCCCATCTTCAATATTTGCAATCGGTGGTAAAAGAAACACTTCGTCTTTACCCACCTGGTCCTCTGCTGCTTCCACACCAATCTATGAAACACTGCACAATTGCAGGATATGAAATCCCACAAAACACTCGTGTCATTATAAATGCATGGGCTATTGGGAGAGACCCAACTGCCTGGGAAGAGCCCGATTTCTTCAAACCTGAAAGATTTTTCCAAAGCAAAATTGATGTGAAAG CTGGGACTTGCACATTTGTTACACTGCTTTAA